Part of the Microbacterium sp. Clip185 genome is shown below.
GGGGAGCCAGGCGCACGACCCGAGAGACACGCGCGATGTACGGGCGATAGGACGGGCGGGTGGCGAGGACTGTCACCTATTAAGGGTATCCTTACCTGCTCGGATACCCAAGCGGGATCAGCGCAGAACGGCGATCCGCTCAATCGCCTCTGTGAGCACCTCCGGTGCGCATCCGAGAGTGAGTCGGATGTGTCCGGCACCGCCGTCCCCGAACGCGGGACCCGAGTGGACAGCCACGCGTGCCTCGCGGAGAATCCGACGCGCGGGCGCGTCCCCCCAGCCGTAGCGGGAGAGATCCACCCACCCGAGGTAACCCGCGTCGGGTGGCCGGTAGCCCGCATCCGGCAGGTGCTCCTCCAGCAGCGTGCGCAGAAGTTCGGTGTTCGCATCGATCGCGAGCGCTTGCGCATCCAACCAGGCATCGGACTCGGGCGACAGGGCCGCGACCGTCGCCAGGGCGCCGAACAGCCCGGTGCGCCACGAGACCTCCTCGGGGAGCGAGCGCAAAACGGCGTGCGTCCCTTCGCTCGCGGCAACCATGATCGCGCACTTCAGTCCCGCGAGGTTGAACGCCTTGCTTGCGGACACGATCGCATATCCGCAACGCGCCGCAGCGTCCGAGACGGAGAGGAACGGCGTGACCACATTGTCCCTTCGCGGGAGCGGCGCATGGATCTCGTCGCTCACGACGACGGCTCCGTGGCGCTCTGCGAGCTCGGCCAGCGCGCGCAGCGCGTCGGGAGCATGAATCGTCCCTGTCGGATTGTGGGGGTTGCACAGGAG
Proteins encoded:
- a CDS encoding MalY/PatB family protein, with product MIEPLRALPLDELRKRSSAKWRSYPDDVIPLFVAETDYPLAPAISAALHEAVSRGDTGYTPADPGAAVAYASFAARRLGWEPDPGRMRITGDVIMGVVEILRRIIEPGDRVVVTPPVYPPFFEAVPEAGGITQSVPLRDTGGGWELDLGAIDAAFREGARAILLCNPHNPTGTIHAPDALRALAELAERHGAVVVSDEIHAPLPRRDNVVTPFLSVSDAAARCGYAIVSASKAFNLAGLKCAIMVAASEGTHAVLRSLPEEVSWRTGLFGALATVAALSPESDAWLDAQALAIDANTELLRTLLEEHLPDAGYRPPDAGYLGWVDLSRYGWGDAPARRILREARVAVHSGPAFGDGGAGHIRLTLGCAPEVLTEAIERIAVLR